ACCATTCTGCCGGTCGCCGCGCCGCAGTGGCTCGCCCGCAACCCCGTGTCGTCGCTGGAGTCGTTGGCTCAGGCGGAATGGATTATTCATGAGCGATTACCTACGCCGCTACGGTGGACAGTAACGAGTAATCATGGCCAACACTCACGCCTGGAGATAAGCAAAGCCGGCAAAATTTCTGTCGACAGCGCGCGCTCGCTGATGGCCTTCGCTCTCGCGGGAAGCGGCGTCGCATTACTGCCGCAATGGTTAGTCAACACCGCACTGGAGGATGGAACGTTAATTCACGTGTTACCCGACTATCATTTTCCCCGTCAGGGCATTTATGCCGTTTACCCGGACGCCCGCCATGTATCGACAAAAGTACGCGCATTTATTGATTTTTTACGTTCGCAATGGGATTGCGGGGAGCACGCCCCATCATCGTAGCCAGTCCGGGAGCATTGCGCTCCCGGACGGATAATACTGTCTTAATCCTTAACTACCAGCTTGTCTTTGATCCCCTGCGCCTGCCAACGCACCCACAGCATAATTGCCGCCAGAACAACAATCGGCAGTAACGGATCGAGCCAACTACCGCCGGAACCGAACAGCAGGTTAATCAGCACCACGCCGGTGCCGCCAATCGCCCAGGCAATGGTCGTCGGTACAGACCAAACCACCATCTGCTGTTTGACATCAGAGACACCCATCATGCGGTTAACCACCCAGAACAGGCTATCGTTGAAGTAGCCGAAGAACAGCGACCCCATCGTTGCGGCCTGAGCGGCAAGCAACATATTGATGCCGGGGATCTGCGCCAGGATCGGCGCGGAAATCGAGGCGGCAGTGATCATCGCCACCGTCCCCGATCCCTGAATCAGGCGTACCAACGTCGCCACGATAAACGGGATCAGGATCGGCGAGATCGGCAGGTTGGCAACCTGCTCCGCCAGCTGTTGCCCCGCGCCGCTGTCGCGCAGGATCGCGCCCAACGCGCCGCCAGCGCCCGTGACCAGTAAGATAATCCCGGCGCTTTGCAAGCCCTCTTCCAGACGCTCTGCGGTGGTATGTTTATCCATGCGCGGCACCAGCGTATACACCGCCAGCAGAACGCTGATGGCCAACGCGATCACCGGACTTCCCACAAAGTTGATTGCCTGTACCACCGGATGCGTCGCCAGGCCGGACCATCCTTCTACAGTGGCGAGGGTGGAACAGATAGCCTTCAGGAAGATCAGCACGATCGGCACCACAATAGGCAGCAGAGAAAGCGTCAGGCTCGGCAGTTCCTTTTGCTCTTTCTCTTTATTGTACTGCTCCAGCGCGGCATTGACTTCATCGGCGTTCAGCGTGCGCGGCACGAAATCAGGGTAGCGTTTATCCAGCCACTGCGCATAGAACACAATGCCGATCACACAGGGCACCGCCAGCGCCATCCCGGTCAATAACATTGCGCCGATGTCGACGTTAAAAATCCCGGCTACCCCCAGCGGACCGGGCGTCGGAGGTACCGTATGGTGAGTGACCACCAGCCCGCCCGCCAGCGCG
This DNA window, taken from Salmonella enterica subsp. enterica serovar Typhimurium str. LT2, encodes the following:
- a CDS encoding putative permease (similar to E. coli putative transport protein (AAC75782.1); Blastp hit to AAC75782.1 (454 aa), 33% identity in aa 11 - 446), with the translated sequence MTSLPTPIIGLIVAVFVLVWLVLRTRVHALIAMLAAACIAGLLGGMGIDKTLSVITSGFGTTLGSIGLVIGLGVMMGRLLEVSGAAERIAWSFIKWLGKRREEWALAITGYIVSIPIFVDSAFVILYPVAKALAKSGKRSLLTLGVALAGGLVVTHHTVPPTPGPLGVAGIFNVDIGAMLLTGMALAVPCVIGIVFYAQWLDKRYPDFVPRTLNADEVNAALEQYNKEKEQKELPSLTLSLLPIVVPIVLIFLKAICSTLATVEGWSGLATHPVVQAINFVGSPVIALAISVLLAVYTLVPRMDKHTTAERLEEGLQSAGIILLVTGAGGALGAILRDSGAGQQLAEQVANLPISPILIPFIVATLVRLIQGSGTVAMITAASISAPILAQIPGINMLLAAQAATMGSLFFGYFNDSLFWVVNRMMGVSDVKQQMVVWSVPTTIAWAIGGTGVVLINLLFGSGGSWLDPLLPIVVLAAIMLWVRWQAQGIKDKLVVKD